In Colletotrichum higginsianum IMI 349063 chromosome 1, whole genome shotgun sequence, the DNA window GGCCGACTTCATCTCTGCAAAGCTCTCCGGCCCCTTCAAGGTCCCTGACTTCTTTGTTTCAGCCCTCAATCGTGTCATTGAAACTCGGAAACGCTTCTCCAGCATGGTAGGAGAGGTCCGGGGATTTAAGGACTACCACGGTGATAAGAAACATGTCTATTTTGTCACCGTTCTGGAACGGGTTCGCGACGCTTTCAAGCCGCATGCTGATGCCGATGCATTCAACATGTCCTCCGTGGTAGATGCCACAGACAGCATCAACAAGAAAAGTCCGAGGAACATGTTCGCTGTACTGGACGTCTATGAACCATCTCAGAGCTTCCTGGCAGCTCCAGATATCGATCGTCCTGCACAGCCTCTGACGGAGTACGTTGCCGAGAATGACGACTCGGCAACAGAGGCCTTGTTCATCTACACTGCCTTCCTCAGAGATCTCGGTCAACTTAAGGACCAGATTCTTGAGCTATGGGGCGAGTACAAGTCTGGCGAAGTCGACCTCGCTGCAGTTTCGGTAGCCACCAACACCGCTCTCCAACTGGCACGTAACATGGAGCAAGAAATCGCCCCCTCGATGGAGAAGCTTGAAGGCGCCTTGGGCGCAATCCATATGTTCTACGAAGCCGCTTGCGCAGCACGAGGTTTGGATCCTCTCGAAAAGGAGTCATTCGGCGATGATTTCAATTTTCAATGCTACCAAGAGGGTTCCGACTTTTACTACAATACTTTCAGCCTTCTCAACTCTTTCAACACCAATTCGGTTACAGATCCAGGCATCCCTACCTACAATGGGAAGTTCGGTTGGTATGATGATACGAAACGGGCCAGGGACGGCCGTGAGCGGTGGCAAGAGGATAAAGCAGCGCTTCTCGAGGTCTTTGCTGACCAGACGATGCTCGTCCAACTACTAAAGGCGGTCCCAGTTCACGACGAGTTCACCAAAGGGCTGAAGACAATGTTGGAAACCGGCAAGATTCCTGTATGGCTTTGTTTTGCCGCCCAGGTGTacctcgacgtcctcaagTTCCTTGGTGCCTCTGTGCGGAATGGCGAGAGAGACCTCCAACGTTCCACGAGGATCATTGCGGACAGCGTCAACAACGCTCTACAAATTCGCAGCGATCGAGAAGCCACGGTTAAGCAGAACATGCAAGAATGTCGCAGACTGGCTACCATGTGGGGTCGCGGCCAGGATCCCTTCAGTGCGATTCGCATTGCTTCGGGGCTTCAGGACAGGCCGTCCAACTTCTTGGAGCATCATCCGATATATTGTGGCTTATATCTGCATTTCGTTCGATCCTTGTTCCACCGTGTCGGCGTTGAGTACGCGGCAAAGCCGGGCAACGTCATGCACGGCATCCAGCTCTACCAAGCTGTGCAGCAGGAGGGTCTCCTCCAAGGTAGCGAAGAATGTGGTCTTTTGGAGACGATGCTCGAGTCTCAGGGTAACTCGACTTTCTTCGTTGGCGATCCGCCCAAGTCCCCGGAGGCTTACTTCAAGAATTTCGGATTGTCCAAAGGGATCTCAGCGGCGCAATGGCTGCAAAAACGGAGCAATCCCAAGCGCGTTACGACATCAAAGGCTGGGATCCGTATCATGAAGTTCAAGGGCATCTGCTCCTTGTCCTTTGCCGCTAAAATCGCGATTGAATCGGATCAGAGAGGCCTCAACGCCGAGGTCATTGACCAGATCCTCGAGCGTAGCGGTTGGCTTGAGAAACTGCCAGCCACGGCCGAGAGTCGCCCAGATGATCCGCAAAGGAAACTCAAGGTGAGATAAGCTAACGTTTATTTCCTGCAATGGGACTGTTTGGTAGTTTGGGCCTCTGACTAATGACCTTTCCCCATGCAGAGCCATCGCGCCCTCGGCACATCAGAGCTCGTTCGTCAGGTCTGCCTCGCGATCAACGACGAAATATCGGAGATCTCATTTGATTATTATCACGTCGACCGAGTTTGCTGGGAGTTGTTGAAGCATGTGCGAGAATCCGTGGATGCACGCAATGTGGGAGGCTCTCTCGACCCGAGTCTGCTTCGCACGATCCTGGACAACAACCTAGGCGATGTTGTTGGCATCGTGTTCGCCGCAGCTGTCGGTCAGATACCCACAGTTCCCCCAGCAGATTCGATGGCGCCACTGCGAAAAGCGGCAGAGGCATTCAAGGTCAAGTCTACTCCAGATCAATAGCTGCTCTGCTCCGGGGGGCCTTTCGGAAACTGTCAACGTCTAGAGAGGCTGTCGGCTCCAAGATTTTCCACGCTCTAAGAAATAGATTCGTCCACTATGTAGCCGTTACAAGCTTTTCAATCAGAAGAACAGATATGCATGTTGTTGTTTCATACTCTCGGAGCAGGTCTGTGAGTGAGTCAGTACTAATATTTCTCTCAGTTGATCCAGGTCATTGGCTTACGAATTCCATCCAAGGAACGTTCGTCCACCCTTGAGTCTTCCgttttctctcttcccatACACCTTCGAGAACCTCCATCATAGCGGCATGTCGGAACCCTGTGGACCGTCGTATCTCGTCAATGCATAGGCTGGCGTAATGTGTTTCATAGCTGATCGACGTGTCGGATGCAGCGAGGAACAGTGGGAAAAGTAACCGCTTGTAGAATGAAGAGCCCATTGACACATTAGCACAACAGTCAAATATGGCTGTAACCGATGCTCTGATTCTCCCGTCTTCGCAAGGTATGGAGAATGTGTCTGGCCAACGCATAGTCCTCAGAAGACAAGCATGTCGATATGCTTCTGCGAGCTGCTTCCACTCGGGGTGCTCGGTAGGGTACTCAATTGCTTCCAAATCGATCGCACGTAGAAAGGCTTCTGCGTCTCCCAAAATAGTTTGGAACTCGGCGACAGACAAGCTTCCCTCTAAATGGCGCTTTGCTGCTGCGATAACAAGTCCAATGCGGTAGAAGATGGCTGGTGGACAGCCGACCAAGATGTGTAACCCAGCGTGCGGGCTCATGGTGTCCAGAATACATCTTCGAACATCCTCTGGGTAGGTAAGCTTTTCGGCGCCGCTGAAGCCTCTTACTACATCCAGCCTAGGAAAAGAAACGTCAGTAGTCTTCATGACATATAGTTGTGTAAGAATATTACCAAGAAAGGGCCGAAAGAAAGAACATTGTTGCCTTAGATCGCTTCGACGCCGCGGAGGACGAAGCAACTCTTCCGCAGAGAAACGAGACTCCAGTAAGATGGATGGCGTGAGAGGATATCCCCAGTTCGCAGATCTATGATTGGCTTAATACATGATCATCAACGAAGCCATTTGCGACGAGGTATCGCAGAGATGGGCTCCAGCAAGTTGAGGATGGTTGTATCAGTAAACTCACGTCGTGAAGGACTAACAGCAAAACGATAGCAAGCAccgcctcgtcttcggcggcggtAAGTCCATGAACTTCTTCCTTGCCCAGAAGCAAAGCAAGGATATTTAACGCAGCAACGCGATGCTGTAAGGCAGTCGCCATCTCAACCCGAGCAGCGCCTGACGACGACAGGTGCAAGTGGCACGCGGACAGTCCCAGAACAGCATGGAGCACGCCCGTGTGTTGATAGGCCAGCGGCAATACATGTACTCGGAAAGGATTTTCCGTGCCATCGACTGCGATGGTCAGATGAGGACTCAAGTCCAAGTCGACTGTAAATCCGGGGTCAGTGGTGAAAAGCGTGCATTTACACCTTGGAGTGCGGACGGTGTCGAGGAATTGGCCTACAGTAGATGAGCAGTCGTTGACTGTCGTTTGTAAGAAGCACCTCGTCGACAGGGTAGCCAGTAATTGTTGCTGGTGATGGAACATCGATCAAGGGTCCCTGAGGGGAAGTCAAAGATGGATCACGCAACAGGGTTTGTGGCGAAAGACGCTCATGGCTTGGGGAATCAGACGATGCTAGATCTTGGGCCGATGCTGGTGACTTCTGATTTGAAACAGTAACAGGATCGCGTGTTGATGGCAACGAACGGCCCTCGGATTCTTGCGCCCTTGCTCCAATGGCTGCATCCGCGGACGTTGAGTCGCAAAATTGAAAACGCGGAGGATAACCCTCGCAAAGGAGACCCTTCAACTTGCATCTGTTGCAGATGGGACGAGTGCGATCGCACTTGCGGCACTTCTTTCGGCAAGTTCCACAGGCTGGGTCTGTGAATTATGACGAATTAATTCGGAGCTCATCAAAGCAAAAACAAGATGAGAATCGCGAGATGAGAAACGCAGATTTTGGGTCGGGATGTCGTCCCACCCGACTGAGCGTTGTCTTGGGCGATTTCAGCCAAGACTAAAAGAATGACAGGCAAAGGCTGACTGACCTTTTCTCACAGCTCGGGACCCCCTGCCAATATTCATGGACATTCTCAAGTCTCTCTCTTGCAAAGGGGACTACCATCACCTTCGCACGCATACATGAGAGTGCAACAAGGTGGGGTATGTTTAGGCAAGTGACAGAATGGTAACCGAAAAGGACAGTTGGGAGATGTACATAGCACACGCTAGTGGGGTCATGACTAAAGGAATTTGAATTCCGCGTCCGGATTCTGATGGCGTGTCTGTCTGACTTGATGCCCCCTAATAAGAAACGACAAACTACGAACAACTCGTTACCCCGCTTTGGGATACTTGACTGGCAAGGGACGGGGTGGACAACAATCCGGTTGCAAAGATTCTCTAACTAGGGGTTTTTTGCTTTACCTACTAAATAAGGCTCTCGGGGGGGCTTTACTGGGCTTTTCTATGTGTCGGCCTGAAGTAGGTATCTACAACTGACTTTTCCTGCTCAAAAATCTGTTGGCCGACCATCACCTTTCAACTCCGGTCTGAGTATGAAGATTGGATCTAACTGGTCAACATATCCGCATGCTGGCTCGCTAATGGCATATCCCATAAACTCCTGGATCGGTCGGTCATACTGTTTTGCGATTTCTTGGGGAACTGACAGGAACTGGTTTTCTTCCTGTCGGAGGTATCCCCGCGTGACAAATGTTGCAAACACCAACCGCTTCTCGTCCTTTGTTGTGTTGTGACCTCCTGCGTGGTAAGCAGAGGCCAGCATGATGAAGGCATCGCCTTTCTCCATCTCCGCGTAGATGCAATCTTCAACCCGAGGCGGGACATCTCGGTCAGTACCCCTGCCGGAAAAGTATGAGAGTCAGTGATTCGGTGTATGGAGACCAGAGAGTCAATGCCAGACGTCGACGCATTGTTCTTTTCACTTACCAAAGATGGCTTCGGGGGATGAACTGGGTGCCCCCGTTCTCCTTAGTGACTTTGCTCCCAGCCACAAACAGTCCGACGGCTGACTCTCGATTCTTGTCCCTTTCGTCGTCCCAACTGCCCACTTCCGGATGATGGTTGTGGCTGATGTAGTCGTCGCGGTGCAAAGGCTGGGCTTTGCCACCGGGGCCGATTCTCATGGCTGTGCATGAATGGACGTAAGGCTTGGACACCGACTCCTTTCTTTCGCTACCCCACCAGAAACAGCTTCGGGTGGTCAGGAAATGGTCGCACACTTGTTGGTAGACGGAGTTCATTACTTGGGTCTTGGCATAGGTAGGACTGAGAGCTAGCAGGGCAGTTGCCCGCTGCGTCTGCTCTGGGAATATGAGACAACATCAGTGGCCGATCTCACGCCCATGAAGGCCAGCCCCGTGAAAAGTCAAGGACCTCGAAACTTACTAGGGAAGAACGAGCCGTTCCATTCGACATCGTTTTCCAGGCGTTCTCGGCATTCTTCCCAAGCCTGGTctacgtcgacgacggggatGAGTTGCTTGAGAAagacgccgccatcacgCTTGAGGAGGTAGATGATGTCTTCTATGGGTGTGTCTGCGGGGACTTTTTGGACTTCAGGCCCGTAGTTGGCTGAAACATTGGGCATTTTGCAGGAAGAGTTGGCGCGATGAAGGCTTCGATAACAACGAACGTGTTTGGGTTTCTAAGCATGTGGGTCGGGTCGCACTGATCGAGTCGAGGGAGATCTGAAGTCAAATGCGATGATGACGCTGTTGCTGATTTTGAGCGCTCGTCGAAGGGACCACATGTTAAGTCTCTCTGAGCAGGGCAGGGGGGTCCGAAGAGAGCGTAGAAATCATGTGCTTGAATGGTAAGTTGCGCGAAAGGCTGCGCATCAGGGGCCTCAGCGCTGGGACTACTTCCCAAAGTGGAACAACTACGCACCAGAATGAGTCCGACGATGAGCCGCTGTGGGACTAAAGCATGCGGGATACGGCACGATGACCAGAGTAACCAACAAAAACGCGGCAGTCATCAAAGGCCCTCGTCCCTCGTCGCCTCTCTGACGCATGCGAAACGTAAGCAGCTGTCAAAAAGCTTCCTTCACATCCGGCAAGAAAATGGATCAGAATTTCAATCACCAGACTTGTTCAACAACCAAACGGTATCATTCAGACTCAACATCGCCAGAGGGGCTCAAGTAAGGATCGGAAATGTGCCATTTCTGGGGTATTATCTATGAGACGTGTCCGAATGTCATCTTCACCGGGCTCCTTCAGCCGTTAGCAatctcgtcttcttcatcctcccaTTCACCGGTATCCTCCATGCCCTCGTTGACCTTGTACTCAGCATCACCTTCAAGGCCCTCACTGTCGAACTCGTCATCGTAGTCCATGTCCACGTCACTGTCGTCATCCGCTGCGTCGCCCTTGCCAGCATTCGCTTTCCGCTTCTTTTCGATGTTGTCCTTttgctgtttcttgcgggcctccttctccttttgCCTCTTCTCCCAGCGCTTTTCCAgctccttgacctcctccttggtcttGTGGACATACTCGTGCCACATGACCTTGCCAGCACACAGGCCTTCTTCGACCTTGGTCAAGCGCAGACGCATGCGTGGTCCCAGTTCGACCAGCTTGACGGCGCGCTTCTCGAcagcgtcgtcttcgtccgcggcttcgtcgtcggcgggggcggcgttCTTCTTGATCTTTTGGGCCTTCTGCTCCTTGACCTCAACCTCGGCATCGCTGTCAATCTCGCTGCCGCTGGTGGCATCTGTCAGGTATCCATCTCCGTTCTCTCCGCCTTGGAGGAAATCGGCAATGTCCTCGAGCTTTCCGAGATTCGGCACGCCGCCCTTTCCGTTTGTCTTGGAGGCCAACAGCTTCTCGGCTTTTTCCAGTCTCCGCAACGGTCTCGAGATGCCCGTAGAGCGTGTCGTGATGGCGTAGTGTCTGAGGTTGATGATGAAAGATCCTTCGTTTTCCGGATCCTTCTCGCGGTTGAGCAGTAACGTTCGCTTGATCTTGCCGAGGGGGGTCGCATTCGGGTTCAAAGGAGGAAAGACGCTGGACCATACCGAAGTCACCAAGGATTCCAGATGTTTCGGCACCTTGGAGTtggcgtcggcatcggggGTATGGAAGTTGTTCATAACGAGCTACAGCGGGTTAGTAACCACCGACATCGAGAAGGGGCTGGGTGTTCGTACCAAGGGAGGTGCAAGCTGCTCCTTGCCGCTACCCTTCGGGCGTCTCTGGGCCTTTTGAACGTCCTTGCAGAGGGAGTACTTCTCGACTCTGAAGTTCAATGTCGGGCCACGAGGCGTGAGGGCAACGCGCAGGTTGGTGTTGCCGCTTTCGGAGCGGGAGAAGAGCATGAGGTGGGTGACGCCGAGGGGGCCGGTCATGACGACGTAGTCCTTCAACCTGTTTGCTCTACGTTCCCTAAGACGGGCAGCCGTCCCTGGCTCCATGACCTTTCGGAaatcggcggcgagctgaCTGACGCTGGAACcgacctcgcccgcgccgaTGCGGATGACCATGCTCTTGGGGTCCTTGGAGCCATGGTTGTCAGCGACGGCAGCGGGATTGCTGGCACCGACATGCGTTCTCTTCTTGACTCTTTTGCGCGCCATATTGGGCGGTTTTGGGGATCGATTGAGTTGGGTTGGAAAAACTAGACGTCGAGGTTGTCTAGGTTCCAAAATCCGACAGCTGGGAAGGTCGGGGGCCCAGTCGAGACGCAACTCTCTCTCGCTCCCAGCGCAGGAAATTTTTTGGCGGGGCGGCAACGATAAGCCACCAAAATAGCAAGCACGTGCTGATAAGAGTGTTTCTCCACCAAAAACTTTCCGCCAGGCGCGGGATGTCATCGCACCGCACCCACCTGCGAACTTTTGCACTGGTCGCCTTGCAACTTGATTCCTACTTGCGCCGAACCGGAACGCGAACAACCCACGACGAAAATGTCTTCTCTGAAGCGACAAAAGGTGTCGCATAAGGCCTCCACGGTCAAGGAGTCTCGTGTCGCCGAGAGGGAGTCATCCCCGGCCCAATCCGCCGTCTCTgagcccgaggccgagggagaggttaccgccgacgccgcagAGGAGGTCACGAAAAGCTTCAAGGATCTCGTATGTCGCTCTCAAGTCTTGATTTCCACTCTATTCACATCTTACTAACCCATTCCAAGGGAGTTGTCGACTCGCTTTGCGACGCATGCGCCAACCTCGGATACACGAAACCCACCCCCATCCAGGCCCAGTCTATCCCACATGCCTTGGCGAATCGCGATATCATCGGCTTGGCCGAAACTGGTTCAGGAAAGACGGCAGCGGTCAGTATATTTCCATACCTCGCTTGTGGTCATTGGTTCGAGTTTCTGGCCGAATGTCTACAATCAGTCGGGGAGTACGTTGTTGGCAACCCTACTAACGCAGAGGATTTCCAGTTCGCGCTGCCGGTGATCCAGGCTCTTTTGGAGAAGCCTCAAGCATTCTTCGGGTTGGTGCTAGCACCTACGAGAGAATTGGCTGCCCAAATTGGCCAGCAGTTTGAGGCCCTGGGCAGCTTGATCTCGCTCCGAACAGCAGTAATCGTCGGTGGGCTGGACATGTAAGCCCCAACTCCTACGTCCCCATGTGCATAACTAACCTCATCACTAGGGTAAATATCCCCTGCCTTCATCTCTTCTCCCCGTTCCGTCTCAGTATCTACTTCTTTACATCCCCGTTTCTCTCTTCCTGTGCAGGCTTCGTTGTCTACCAGCTACTCCCCAGTAAATGGCACCTCTGACTCATGAAGCTCTCCCCTTGACAACCTTGAGGATAACCTTGAGGACCGACAAGTACTGTCCCAGGCAGAGGAATCATGTGCATAGCTCCGGGGGGGGCTGAAGACTTTCTTGATAAGAGAGATCTACACTCCAGATTCGCGCAGAGCCTTTTGCTAGCCTAGCCCATCTCtgttcttcttggccttcttttcttcccctcCAACTACTTCCCACTTCACCTTCGTCTTGAGTTTTGGGGGAAACATACTGACCGCGAGTCGTAGGTTGCCCAAGCCATCGCTCTCGGCAAAAAGCCACACGTCATCATAGCGACACCCGGAAGACTGGTAGACCACCTCGAAAAGACAAAAGGGTTCTCCTTGCGGTCACTCAAGTACTTGGTcatggacgaggccgacagACTGCTGGACATGGACTTCGGTCCCAGCATCGACAAGATTCTCAAGTTCGTCCCCCGCGAACGGCGAACATTTCTCTTCTCCGCGACCATGAGCTCCAAGATCGAGAGTCTGCAAAGGGCCAGTTTGCGCGATCCTGTCCGCGTCAGCATCAGCTCCAACAAGTACCAGACCGTCTCAACCCTTCTGCAATACTACCTCTTCATACCCCACACGCAGAAGGACGTGCATCTCATTTACCTCCTCAACGAACACGCCGGCAAGAAGATCATGATCTTCACGCGCACCGTGGCTGAGACGCAAAGATTGGCCATCTTGCTCCGGTCACTGGGTTTTGGCGCCATCCCTCTCCACGGCCAGCTGAACCAAACAGCTCGTCTCGGCGCTCTCAACAAGTTCCGCACAGGCACACGGTCCATTCTCGTCGCAACGGGTATGTTACGAACAGTCTTTCCGACCCTAGATgagactttttttttcttcttttttccttcttgaCACCCACTAACGAGTGTAGACGTGGCTGCTCGAGGATTGGATGTTCCGGCGGTagacgtcgtcgtcaaccaCGACTTGCCCCAAGTAAGTATTATCTCCACACTCGCAGATCCCCCTCCTTTCATTTCTGCATTCAGTGTcactcctcccccccaaccAAGCCTGAGCAACAACTACAGAAGCTCAGCTTTGGGAAACTCCGCTAATTGATTTGAAAAGGACAGCAAAACCTTCATTCACAGAATTGGTCGAACCGCTCGTGCTGGAAAGTCAGGTATCGCCCTCAGCCTCGTCACACAGTACGACCTGGAAATCTTCCTCCGCATTGAAGCCGCTCTTGGCAAAAAGCTGGACGAGTATCCTACGCAGAAGGATGAGGTCATGGTTTTCCAAAATCGCGTTGAAGAGGCTCAGAGACATGCTAGAATGGAAATGAAGAACCTGATGGAAACGAAGGGTAAGAAGGGATCGACGCTGAAAGGCGGAAAGAAGGGCGGTGCAGGCAGCGGTGGAAAGCGGCGCCACGACGACATGGATGCTGAAGAGGGTTGAGGGGCATCTAGGTCCGGAAATGATGGTTTTACGCTGTGGTCATTCTGCTATTAGAAAACTAATGGTATCTGAGTGCTGGAGTTGAAAATTGAACGTACTCGGCA includes these proteins:
- a CDS encoding Phytanoyl-CoA dioxygenase, with translation MPNVSANYGPEVQKVPADTPIEDIIYLLKRDGGVFLKQLIPVVDVDQAWEECRERLENDVEWNGSFFPKQTQRATALLALSPTYAKTQVMNSVYQQVCDHFLTTRSCFWWGSERKESVSKPYVHSCTAMRIGPGGKAQPLHRDDYISHNHHPEVGSWDDERDKNRESAVGLFVAGSKVTKENGGTQFIPRSHLWGTDRDVPPRVEDCIYAEMEKGDAFIMLASAYHAGGHNTTKDEKRLVFATFVTRGYLRQEENQFLSVPQEIAKQYDRPIQEFMGYAISEPACGYVDQLDPIFILRPELKGDGRPTDF
- a CDS encoding ATP-dependent rRNA helicase RRP3, with translation MSSLKRQKVSHKASTVKESRVAERESSPAQSAVSEPEAEGEVTADAAEEVTKSFKDLGVVDSLCDACANLGYTKPTPIQAQSIPHALANRDIIGLAETGSGKTAAVSIFPYLACGHWFEFLAECLQSVGEYVVGNPTNAEDFQFALPVIQALLEKPQAFFGLVLAPTRELAAQIGQQFEALGSLISLRTAVIVGGLDISPLDNLEDNLEDRQVAQAIALGKKPHVIIATPGRLVDHLEKTKGFSLRSLKYLVMDEADRLLDMDFGPSIDKILKFVPRERRTFLFSATMSSKIESLQRASLRDPVRVSISSNKYQTVSTLLQYYLFIPHTQKDVHLIYLLNEHAGKKIMIFTRTVAETQRLAILLRSLGFGAIPLHGQLNQTARLGALNKFRTGTRSILVATDVAARGLDVPAVDVVVNHDLPQDSKTFIHRIGRTARAGKSGIALSLVTQYDLEIFLRIEAALGKKLDEYPTQKDEVMVFQNRVEEAQRHARMEMKNLMETKGKKGSTLKGGKKGGAGSGGKRRHDDMDAEEG
- a CDS encoding Ank-repeat protein mbp1, producing the protein MMPSVLSSTYQQYKRDTNVVASWLATTATSSGYTKPLSQPVTTAASSKPVSQRLKGKARKEAKKHQVFGDAAPVQDAKPTHVIAIKDFVPLADFISAKLSGPFKVPDFFVSALNRVIETRKRFSSMVGEVRGFKDYHGDKKHVYFVTVLERVRDAFKPHADADAFNMSSVVDATDSINKKSPRNMFAVLDVYEPSQSFLAAPDIDRPAQPLTEYVAENDDSATEALFIYTAFLRDLGQLKDQILELWGEYKSGEVDLAAVSVATNTALQLARNMEQEIAPSMEKLEGALGAIHMFYEAACAARGLDPLEKESFGDDFNFQCYQEGSDFYYNTFSLLNSFNTNSVTDPGIPTYNGKFGWYDDTKRARDGRERWQEDKAALLEVFADQTMLVQLLKAVPVHDEFTKGLKTMLETGKIPVWLCFAAQVYLDVLKFLGASVRNGERDLQRSTRIIADSVNNALQIRSDREATVKQNMQECRRLATMWGRGQDPFSAIRIASGLQDRPSNFLEHHPIYCGLYLHFVRSLFHRVGVEYAAKPGNVMHGIQLYQAVQQEGLLQGSEECGLLETMLESQGNSTFFVGDPPKSPEAYFKNFGLSKGISAAQWLQKRSNPKRVTTSKAGIRIMKFKGICSLSFAAKIAIESDQRGLNAEVIDQILERSGWLEKLPATAESRPDDPQRKLKSHRALGTSELVRQVCLAINDEISEISFDYYHVDRVCWELLKHVRESVDARNVGGSLDPSLLRTILDNNLGDVVGIVFAAAVGQIPTVPPADSMAPLRKAAEAFKVKSTPDQ
- a CDS encoding C6 zinc finger protein; translated protein: MFHHQQQLLATLSTRCFLQTTVNDCSSTVGQFLDTVRTPRCKCTLFTTDPGFTVDLDLSPHLTIAVDGTENPFRVHVLPLAYQHTGVLHAVLGLSACHLHLSSSGAARVEMATALQHRVAALNILALLLGKEEVHGLTAAEDEAVLAIVLLLVLHDVSLLIQPSSTCWSPSLRYLVANGFVDDHICELGISSHAIHLTGVSFLCGRVASSSAASKRSKATMFFLSALSWLDVVRGFSGAEKLTYPEDVRRCILDTMSPHAGLHILVGCPPAIFYRIGLVIAAAKRHLEGSLSVAEFQTILGDAEAFLRAIDLEAIEYPTEHPEWKQLAEAYRHACLLRTMRWPDTFSIPCEDGRIRASVTAIFDCCANVSMGSSFYKRLLFPLFLAASDTSISYETHYASLCIDEIRRSTGFRHAAMMEVLEGVWEERKRKTQGWTNVPWMEFVSQ